In Gemmatimonadales bacterium, the DNA window TGTCGGTCTCGGTGTACGTGCTCGCCGGGATCAACCGGAGGAGTGCCGTCGGCGCCGAGGCGGCGCTGAAGTACTTTCTGCTCGGGGCGTTCGCCTCCGCGTTCTTCCTGTACGGAATCGCGCTGGTCTACGGGGCGACCGGCACGACCAAGCTCGCGGTGATGGGCATGCAGGTGAGCAGCCTCGGGGTCGCGAAGCACCCGATGCTCGTGGCCGGCCTCGGGCTCCTCTTCATCGGCTTCGCCTTCAAGGTCGCTGCCGTGCCTTTCCATATGTGGGCGCCCGACGTATACGACGGCGCTCCTTCGCCGGTCACGGCCTTCATGGCCGCGGCGGTGAAAGCCGCGGCGTTCGGCGCCTTCGTGCGGCTGCTGCTGATGGGGTTCTCGAGCATGCACCCGAGCTGGGACGTCGTCATCTGGTGGCTGGCCGCGGTGACGATGGCGGTCGGGAACCTCGTCGCGTTGGCGCAACGCAACCTGAAGCGCATGCTGGCCTACTCGAGCGTCGCCCACGCGGGTTACCTGCTGACCGCGCTGGTCAGCGGATCGCTCGCCGGGGCGGCGGCGTTCCTCTTCTACCTCTTGTTCTACACGCTCATGACGGTGGGTGCCTTCGCCGTGCTCATCGCCAAGGGCCGGGGAGGCGAGCGTGACGTCACGACCGACGACCTCGCCGGCCTGGCCGAATCCGACCCGTGGCTCGCGTTCGTCATGGCCGTGTGCATGCTCTCACTGCTGGGTTTCCCGGGTACGGCCGGGTTCATCGGCAAGTGGTACATCCTGACGTCCGCTACGGGGAGCGGGTATGCGGTGCTGGCCGCGGTCCTGGTCCTGACGAGCGTGGTCTCGGCGGGCTATTATCTCCCGGTCATCATGGCCATGTACATGAAGCCCCGGCTCCACGAGCAGGCGCACGCTGAGGTGAAGCTCCCGGGCCTGGTGCGCGGGATGCTCGTGGCCGTCGTGGCGGCCCTGCTCCTGTTCGGCGTGTGGCCCAACGAGGTGTTGAAGGCGGCGCGCGACGGCTCGCACGCCTTCCTGCCGGCGAGCGCCGCGGTCGTCGCCTCGCCCATGGCCACCCACTAGCGAGCCTCGGGGACCGCTCGCGGTCTCCGTTACCGGCCCATGCGAGTCGATCCGGTCATCTTCCGCCAGTACGACATCCGCGGCACCGTCGGAGTGGATCTCACGCCCGACGTTGCCCGCGCCATCGGACTGGCCGTGGGCTCCGAGTCTCGCCAGCGTCTTGGTCGCATCCCCACGCTTGCCGTGGGGCGAGACAACCGTCCGAGCGGCGAAGCACTGGTCGGCGCGCTCACCGAGGGACTGATCGCCACCGGAGCAAAGGTGCTCTCGGTCGGTCTCGTCCCCACTCCCACGTTGTACTTCGCCATCCACCACCTGCGTGCCGACGGAGGCGTTCAGGTCACCGGCTCGCACAACCCGCCGGAGTTCAACGGTTTCAAGATGGTGCTCGATGGCCTGCCGTTCGCCGGCGATGACATCCAGGGGCTGCGAGCGCGCATCGAGGCGGAGCGCTTTACGGCGGGAAGTGGCGCCGTCCTGAGCCACGAGGTTCTCGACGCCTATCGTGACGAGGTCGTGCGCCGAGTCGGCAAATTGCCGCGCCGGGTGCGCGCCGTCGTGGACTGCGGCAACGGCACCGCCTCCGTGGCGGCGCCGGAGTTGCTGAGGGCGCTGGGGGCCGACGTTATCGAGCTCTTCTGCGAGTCGGACGGCAGCTTCCCGAACCACCACCCCGATCCGACCGTCCTGCACAACCTCGAGGACCTGCGCGCCACGGTGAAGCGCGAGCGCGCCGAGTTGGGGATCGCCTTCGACGGCGACGGCGACCGCATCGGCGCTGTGGACGAGAGGGCGGATGTGCTCTTCGGCGACCAACTCCTGGTGATCTACGGCCGGGACATGACCCGCCGCCTCGGACCGGGCCGCGAGGTCATCTTCGACGTGAAGTGCTCCGACCTGCTCCCGATGGCGCTGGAGCAAGCCGGCGCGCGGCCGGTCATGTGGATGACGGGTCATTCGTACATCAAGACCAAGATGAAGGAGTCGGGCGCTCCGCTGGCCGGCGAGATGAGCGGCCACATGTTCTTCGGCCCGCCGGACTACCTCGGCTTCGACGACGCTCTGTATGCCGCGGCGCGGCTCCTCAAGATCGTCGCCGAGCGGCAAGGTCCGATGTCGGGGCTCCTGGCCGACCTGCCTCGCTACGTGTCCACCCCGGAGATCAGGGTGGACTGCGCGGAGGACCGGAAGGTGAAGGCGGTGGCGGCGGCGGCACGCCATTTCTCCGCCCGCTACCCGACGATCACCATAGACGGCGTGCGGTGGCGCGCCGAAGACGGATGGGGACTGATCAGGGCCTCGAACACCCAACCCATACTCGTCCTCCGCTTCGAGGCCCGAACCGCCGAGGGGCTGGGCCGCATTCGCCGGGAGGCACTCGACGTACTCGCGGCGGAGGGGGTGAGCGTCCCGGGCCAATGAGCCGGCGCCGTGTCGCGGGACTCCTCGTCGTCGCCGTCCTCGTCACGCTGTTCGGGGGCCGGTGGGTGGCGCTCCGGTACACCGAGCATGCCTGGTATTCCGACCTAGGCCTCGCCCGTCAATTCTGGGTGCTGCTGCTTCGGGCGGCAGGATGGCAGCTCGGCGTCGTCCTCGCGGCGACGGGGTGGTACGCGGCGCACACCCTCGGCGTGTATCGCTCGATCGGGTCGGTCCACCTCCCGCGCCGCGTAGGTAACCTCGAGATCGCCGAGCAAGTGCCGCGTCACCTCCTCCGTCTGGTCGCGCTCGGCGTCGCGCTCCTCCTCGGCGTCGCCACCGCCTACAGCTTCTCCGACGTTGATCACCTCGTCGCACTCTACCGCCACGCGGTCCCGCTAGGGTTCACCGAGCCCGTACTCCAGCGCGACGCGTCGTTCTATCTCGCCCGGCTCCCGCTGCTCGAGACCCTGAACATGCTGGCGGCGATCTCGGTGCTGCTGGCGAGCGCACTCACGGTGGGACTCTACGCGCTCACCGGCAACCTGTCGGTCGCGCAGCGCCGGCTGCGGATCACCCCGCACGCGCGCACTCACGTGATCCTGCTCATGACCGTCACCGCGCTCGTGGTGGCCTGGGCGTTCCATCTCGACGCCTACCAACTCGTCGGCGGGGGCGGTTCCGTGCAGGGGGCGCTTTCGGCCGTGGACCGCGCCATCCGGATCCCCGCGTCCACGTCGCTTGCCATCATCGCGCTGATCGTCGCGGCGGGCACGGTGTCGGCCCTGCGATGGATGCGCCCCGGCGTCCTGATCGGCCTGTGGGCTACGCTCGTCGCGGCCTCGCTCCTGGGTCGTTTCGTCGTGCCGTTCCTCGCCGAAGGGTGGGGCGCGCCGGGTGGACCAGGGGTCGCGCAGGCGCTTGCCAGCTACGCGGACGGTTACTCACGGGTCGGGTTCGGGTTGCTGGAGGTGCGCGGAAAGGCACTCCCGGCGACGCCCGAGCTGACGCCCGAGAGCGCCGGCCGCCTCGCCGCCGAGCTGGAGGGCGTCTCGCCGTGGAGCGGAGAGCCGGGGATACTGGAGGCGCTGGTCTCTGCCTCCGCACCGGCGGACACGGCGCGGGTGCAGGCGTGGACCGTGAGCGTGGGGCGGCTTGCTGGGGCGTCGGGCGCAGAGTGGCTTGCCGCGCTGGCCGTCCCTCAGACCGACCCGCTCCGCGCCGCGCGGCTCACGCCGAGGCCGCGCTGGGCGGCGCTCCACCGCGGCGCCCTGGCATGGGGCGGGGAGCCGATAGCGTTGAACGCCGGTGGGGGCGGTTCCCGAAACCTTGCGTCGCTGGATCCCCTGGACACGGCGTCGGGAGCGGTGCCCGTGGCGCGCGCCCCGGGCCGCATCCGCTTCCTGCCGCGCGCGGCCGAGCTGGGCGTCGTCGGCCCCGACGAGGGGACGGTTCTCGAGCCGCCGCCCGGCCTTCTGCTGGGAACCTTCGTGCGGCGACTCCTCTTCGCTTGGGCGTTGCAAGCGCCGCCCTTGCTCGACGACCACACCAGCGCCGCCGATCGAGTGATCTTCTGGCGCGATGTGCCCTCGCGTCTCGCCCGGCTCTATCCTTTTGCGGCGTTCGACGCACCGCGGGCCGCCCTGGTGGGGGGAAGGCTCGTGTGGATCGTGGACGGATATCTAGCGTCTTCCCGGTTCCCGCTCGGCGAGTACGTCCGCTGGCACGGTGACAACGTCAATTTCCTGACCGCCCCGTACGTAGTGACTGTGGACGCCGTGACCGGCTCCACTCGCCTCTACCTGCGCGGGACCGGGCTCGCCTTCGCCGCCGAAGTGGCTCGCGGCGAGGGCACGGAGGCGCTCCCGAGCGATAGCATGAGCGCCGACCTGCGCCGGCGCCTGGACTACCCTCTCGGGTTGTTCGGAGCGCAGGCCGCGATGCTGGCGCGTCGGGGTGACGACAGCGCCCGCGGCGAGCGCCGCTGGGCTCTCGCCGCACGAGACAGCGGCGTGGCGTCCGCCGGCGACGCGGCACTGCTCCGGCCGGCGGTCGCGCTGCTGGCTCTCGGTGAGGCCGAGCGCCGGCTGTGGTATCTCCTGCCGCTCACCGACGCCGCCGGCAACCGGCTCGCCGCGATCGTCGCGGCGACCGGCGGGGAGGACGGTTCGCTCCGGCTGGAGCTGCTGCGCTTGCCCGAAGGGTTCCCCACGCCTTCGGCCGCCGCGAGCCGCCTGTCCTCGGCGCCGGCGGTCCTGGCGGCATCAGCCGCGGCCTCCGGCCCCGAAGGCGCGGTGCGCCGGGGACCGGTCTTCCCGGTACCGGCGGCAGGAACCATAGCTTACCAGCAGGTGATCTACGGCTCGACGCACCGCACCGCCAAACCTCTGAGCGTACGCGCCGTCGCCTTGGCCGTGGGCGGCCGCGTCGGCGTCGGATCGGACGCCGCCTCGGCGGCGCGGGCGCTGGAGCGCGGCGAAACGGGCGGCGGAGATTTCGGCGCCGGGATCTCGCTGGCGGTGGCACGCGCCGCATTCCTGTCGCTGGATTCCGCGGTCCGGCGCGCCGATTGGGCTGAGTTCGCGCGGGCATATGCGGTCCTTCGCCGTGCGCTCGGGGTGGGCGTCGGGGAGCGGCCTTGAACGCCATGGGGTGCGGCCCTACTTTGCGCCGCCGGACCAGCCCATGACGGAGCGAACGGTCGTGATCGCCCTCGGCGGCAATGCCCTGGCGCCAGCCGGCGAGCGGCCGACCATCGCCACCCAGTTCCGCCACACCCGCGAGAGCCTGGCGCCGGTGGTGACACTGGCGCGGGACGGCTGGCGCATCGCCGTGGTGCACGGCAACGGCCCGCAGGTCGGCGACTCGCTCGCGCGCAACGAGATCGCGGCCGGCGACGTCGAGCCATTGCCGCTGGGAGTGCTGGTGGCTGAGACCGCCGGTTGGATCGGCTACATGATCCAGCAGTCGCTCCGGAACGCGCTCGACCGGGCCGGCATCGACCGCGACGTCGTCACTGTGATCACCCAGACGGTCGTGGAGGCGGACGACCCGCTGCTCCGCAAGGCGACGAAGCCCATCGGGCACCCGCTACCGCCCGAAAGGCTCGCGGAGCTGAAGCGACGCGGTGTCCCGGTGGGGTCCGGCGGCGGCGAAGGGTGGCGCCGGCTGACGTCGAGTCCGGTGCCGATCGGCGTGGTGGAGAGCGAGGTGGTGCGGCGCCTGATGGAGGCGGGGACGATCGTGATCGCCGCGGGGGGCGGCGGCCCGCCGGTCTACCGCGACGCTTCGCTCGGGTGGGAAGGGGTGGACGCTGTGGTGGACAAGGATCGCACGGCGGCGATCCTGGCCCGCGGGCTGGGGGCCGAGTTCCTGCTCATCCTCACCAACGTGGACGCCGTGTACCGCGACTTCGGCACCGATCGCGCCCGCCCGGTCCGGCGCATGACGATCGGTGAAGCCGAGGCGATGCTGGCGTCCGGAGTGTTCGGTGAAGGCAGCATGGGGCCGAAGGTGGAGGCCGCGCTCGCGTTCGTGCGAGGCGGGGGCGGGCGGGCGGTGATCGCGGAGCTGGGCGCCGGTCCCGCGGCGATGCGTGGCGAAGCGGGGACAACGATCATGGCCGAGGGCCGATGAACTTGCACGAGTATCAGGCGCGCGAGCTGTTGAGGCGGGCGGGGATCCCGGTACCGCCGGACGGAGTCGCGACGACAGCAAGGGAAGCCAGGCAGGTCGCCGAACGGCTCGGCGCCGGCCGGGTCGTGGTCAAGGCGCAGGTCCACGCTGGAGGGCGAGGCAAGGCGGGGGGCGTCAAGCTCGCTTCATCGCCGGAAGAGGCGGAACAGGTCGCGGCGAAGATCCTCGGCATGACGATCAAGGGCCTGACGGTCCACCGGGTGTTGATCGCCCCGGCCGCCGAGATCGCCAGCGAGGCGTACGTGGGCGTGATAGTGGACCGTGCCTCGCAGTCGCCGGTGTTCATGGTTAGCCCCGCGGGCGGGATCGACATCGAGG includes these proteins:
- a CDS encoding NADH-quinone oxidoreductase subunit N, encoding MPLDLDTGRGLAVGLLPEIILSGWAMLLLLVAAWRHREPGAQRQLGWLSVAGLTLTSVVVAWLWAKGVHAEGLTTSMAVDAFRWAVDLIVLLGAALTILLSIGYLDREGIQVPEYHILVLFATVGMMLLAGGADLFVIFLGLELMSVSVYVLAGINRRSAVGAEAALKYFLLGAFASAFFLYGIALVYGATGTTKLAVMGMQVSSLGVAKHPMLVAGLGLLFIGFAFKVAAVPFHMWAPDVYDGAPSPVTAFMAAAVKAAAFGAFVRLLLMGFSSMHPSWDVVIWWLAAVTMAVGNLVALAQRNLKRMLAYSSVAHAGYLLTALVSGSLAGAAAFLFYLLFYTLMTVGAFAVLIAKGRGGERDVTTDDLAGLAESDPWLAFVMAVCMLSLLGFPGTAGFIGKWYILTSATGSGYAVLAAVLVLTSVVSAGYYLPVIMAMYMKPRLHEQAHAEVKLPGLVRGMLVAVVAALLLFGVWPNEVLKAARDGSHAFLPASAAVVASPMATH
- a CDS encoding phosphomannomutase/phosphoglucomutase: MRVDPVIFRQYDIRGTVGVDLTPDVARAIGLAVGSESRQRLGRIPTLAVGRDNRPSGEALVGALTEGLIATGAKVLSVGLVPTPTLYFAIHHLRADGGVQVTGSHNPPEFNGFKMVLDGLPFAGDDIQGLRARIEAERFTAGSGAVLSHEVLDAYRDEVVRRVGKLPRRVRAVVDCGNGTASVAAPELLRALGADVIELFCESDGSFPNHHPDPTVLHNLEDLRATVKRERAELGIAFDGDGDRIGAVDERADVLFGDQLLVIYGRDMTRRLGPGREVIFDVKCSDLLPMALEQAGARPVMWMTGHSYIKTKMKESGAPLAGEMSGHMFFGPPDYLGFDDALYAAARLLKIVAERQGPMSGLLADLPRYVSTPEIRVDCAEDRKVKAVAAAARHFSARYPTITIDGVRWRAEDGWGLIRASNTQPILVLRFEARTAEGLGRIRREALDVLAAEGVSVPGQ
- a CDS encoding UPF0182 family protein; protein product: MSRRRVAGLLVVAVLVTLFGGRWVALRYTEHAWYSDLGLARQFWVLLLRAAGWQLGVVLAATGWYAAHTLGVYRSIGSVHLPRRVGNLEIAEQVPRHLLRLVALGVALLLGVATAYSFSDVDHLVALYRHAVPLGFTEPVLQRDASFYLARLPLLETLNMLAAISVLLASALTVGLYALTGNLSVAQRRLRITPHARTHVILLMTVTALVVAWAFHLDAYQLVGGGGSVQGALSAVDRAIRIPASTSLAIIALIVAAGTVSALRWMRPGVLIGLWATLVAASLLGRFVVPFLAEGWGAPGGPGVAQALASYADGYSRVGFGLLEVRGKALPATPELTPESAGRLAAELEGVSPWSGEPGILEALVSASAPADTARVQAWTVSVGRLAGASGAEWLAALAVPQTDPLRAARLTPRPRWAALHRGALAWGGEPIALNAGGGGSRNLASLDPLDTASGAVPVARAPGRIRFLPRAAELGVVGPDEGTVLEPPPGLLLGTFVRRLLFAWALQAPPLLDDHTSAADRVIFWRDVPSRLARLYPFAAFDAPRAALVGGRLVWIVDGYLASSRFPLGEYVRWHGDNVNFLTAPYVVTVDAVTGSTRLYLRGTGLAFAAEVARGEGTEALPSDSMSADLRRRLDYPLGLFGAQAAMLARRGDDSARGERRWALAARDSGVASAGDAALLRPAVALLALGEAERRLWYLLPLTDAAGNRLAAIVAATGGEDGSLRLELLRLPEGFPTPSAAASRLSSAPAVLAASAAASGPEGAVRRGPVFPVPAAGTIAYQQVIYGSTHRTAKPLSVRAVALAVGGRVGVGSDAASAARALERGETGGGDFGAGISLAVARAAFLSLDSAVRRADWAEFARAYAVLRRALGVGVGERP
- a CDS encoding carbamate kinase gives rise to the protein MTERTVVIALGGNALAPAGERPTIATQFRHTRESLAPVVTLARDGWRIAVVHGNGPQVGDSLARNEIAAGDVEPLPLGVLVAETAGWIGYMIQQSLRNALDRAGIDRDVVTVITQTVVEADDPLLRKATKPIGHPLPPERLAELKRRGVPVGSGGGEGWRRLTSSPVPIGVVESEVVRRLMEAGTIVIAAGGGGPPVYRDASLGWEGVDAVVDKDRTAAILARGLGAEFLLILTNVDAVYRDFGTDRARPVRRMTIGEAEAMLASGVFGEGSMGPKVEAALAFVRGGGGRAVIAELGAGPAAMRGEAGTTIMAEGR